One segment of Canis aureus isolate CA01 chromosome 27, VMU_Caureus_v.1.0, whole genome shotgun sequence DNA contains the following:
- the SELENOM gene encoding selenoprotein M, whose protein sequence is MRLPLPPPPLLLLLAALAAAVTTFRPDWNRLHGLARARVETCGGUQLNRLKEVKAFVTQDIPLYHNLVMKHLPGADPELVLLGHHYEELERIPLSEMTREEINELVQELGFYRKAAPDESVPPEYLRAPARPAEGAPDRADL, encoded by the exons ATGCGCCTCCCGCTGCCTCCGCCgcccctgctgctgctcctcgCGGCACTCGCGGCCGCCGTCACCACCTTTCGGCCCGACTGGAACCGTCTGCACGGCCTGGCCCGCGCTCGGGTAGAG ACCTGTGGGGGATGACAGCTGAATCGCCTAAAGGAG GTGAAGGCCTTTGTCACCCAGGACATCCCTTTATA TCACAACCTGGTAATGAAACACCTCCCAGGGGCTGACCCAGAGCTCGTCCTCCTGGGCCACCACTACGAAGAACTGGAG CGAATCCCACTCAGCGAAATGACCCGGGAGGAGATCAATGAGCTGGTGCAGGAGCTCGGCTTCTACCGCAAGGCGGCGCCCGACGAATCTGTTCCCCCCGAGTACCTGCGGGCGCCCGCCAGGCCCGCAGAAGGCGCTCCGGACCGCGCTGATCTTTAA